A segment of the Leptolyngbya sp. NIES-3755 genome:
AACTACTGTTCACGATCGTGCGACGGGCAGCGTTCCATCGGCTTCCCGGACTCTCGGCTGAGATTGCCTTCAATGCGATGTTTGCCCTATTTCCAGCAGCATTAGCAGTCTTAAGCGCGATCGGGCTTTTCGAGATTTCAGAAAACAATTTCCGCACGTTAACCAATCAAGTCAGCCAAGTTATTCCAGAACAGGCTGTGATTTTGACGAGAGATGCCCTCAATTATTTGAGAGCCAGAAGCAGTCAGAGTTTATTTTCCCTCAGTTTCCTAGCCGCGATTTGGGTGTCTTCGAGTGTGACCGGGGCAGCAATGGCGGCTTTGGATCAGATTTATCGCATTCCACGCGATCGTGTTCGTCCGTTTTGGCAGATGAAATTAATTGCGATCGCGTTGGCGCTTGGAACCGTTCTATTGCTAGTTGCTGCGCTTTTGATTGTGGTAGCGAGCGATATTGCGGTTCAGATTGTAGCTTTTCGGAGTGGAAGTTTTGCTCACATCCTGTTTCATCTTTGGCATCAATTGAGTTTACCGATCGCTTTATCGATCGTGGCTCTAGCACTCGGTTCCATTTATCGCTATGGAACAAGCCGTTGGCAACACGGTAGACCGATCATGCCTGGAGCAATTTTGGCTGCATTACTGTGGGCGCTCTTATCTGGATTGCTACGGTTTTATGTCTCGCGAGTGACTAACTTCAACCAAGTGTATGGCGCGATTGGGGCTGTGATCGTTTTGCTGTTATGGCTCTACTTCAGTGCATTTTCGATGCTCTTGGGTGGATTGTTTAATTCGATCGTTGGAGAAGCCATGCAGAAGAAATTGAAGCAACCGAGACGATAGCTCATTCATATCAACAAACTCAAGGCATCAAGCTTACGTTACAACAATAAATCGAGCGGTCTAACGATACCGTTCATCCGCACAGATCACCTCTCAAACTTAGCGAAGAGACTTCAATGATCGGGTGCAACGGGCTTGTTCTGCCGTCCACTACGCATCGGGTTTACAGTTACTTGTGCGCTTCCATGTACGCTCTCAGCAAAGTGTTGATCTGGGTTTGATATCCGCGCCCTCGTGACTTGAACCACTCCAACACATCACTATCGATCCGTAACGTCACCTGCTCTTTGTTCTTAGCGGATGGTAAGCCGCGTCGCACCACCGATGACGCAAACTGTTCCGGTGTCACTTCTGGGCAATCTGACAGATCAATCTCTTCGTCGCTCATTGCGTCGAGTCGCTGCCAATCAGTCTGCGAGTTCCTGGAAATAGGATCGTTGCTCATTTTTGGTTGCCTTTCGTGCAGAAATAATGCGAATCAACTCACCTCGGTCGGTATGAACAACAGCCACAACTCGCCCTTGCAACAAACCAAAGGTGACAAAGCGCTGCTCCCCATAACTGTAGCGATCGTCTTCAACGGTTACGATATCTCCGTCAAACACTTCTGGGACATCGATAAAATCAATGCCATGTTTTTCAAGATTCGCAAGACGTTTTGCTTCATCCCATTCAAACTCCATCACCGAATGACTCGCTACAGTAGTTTTAGTGTAACTACAATTTGTCATTACAGTCATTGAGTTGATGTGAACTTTTTTCTGGACTTGAAAGACTGAACGAGCAATGTCAAACTGCCATCACTACCTGTAACGTAGACGGTAGAACGGTTCGGTTGAGCGGCGACAAATAGATTTAAATGCTAGATGCAAAAACTTTGCTCGCTGCTCCAACCAAATTGTTATACGGCTCGTGCAGAATTGAAAAACTAACAATTATCGCTTGAATGCGTTTGTGTAAACAGTCCTCCAATCACTTCTATACACTCATAATCTTCTGTTATTTCTATTCCCAAATAAGAATGCAACAACCTTTGACAATGCCGCAAGAATAAAAGCAACGAAAGCAGACCTCCGTAGTGTTGCCATTCAACTTCCAAGCCATTAACAGTTGTCGTATCAACAGCTATCACATTAGGAATAACAAATTTTCCAATATGGTTTTCATTCGTGCAATTCCATTTTGGGAAGAATGGATCGTGTGTGTACGCATTCCTTAAAATTCGGGCTATTCTAGCAGCAATTTTAATATCTTGATTTGACGAGCTAAATCTGTCAGGCACTATGTTTTCAAACGCTGAATCAATAACTACTGCAAGAGTGAGTATTGAACAGTGTTTTAGACCATTACTAGCTAATGCAGCGTCATCTGCTGACAATTTCAAATCCTCTTCATTGATATGCAGTCCACCATACGTCATTCCACCAAGCCTTTGAGGAAATGGAGCGCTTTCTACAGGGTCAGCACCTTCAAACTTGAGTCCTTCAAACCAAAGAGGTGCATGTGCAGATCCCTCAGCCTGCAAAGCAAACTTTAATTGCAATGCAGCAAGATCTAATGAACGCAGGTACTGATGGTAATTCATGAACTGAGCAAGAAGACTCCAGATATTATAAAAAACCCAAAATCTATTTATTGATAAAGCAATTTTTGGAAAGGGAGAGAGCCGTATAACTAGCTTTTCAGCCAGAAGCGCCCGCAAAGTATTAGGAAGAGATAAAAATTCCTCGATCGATTTCATCTCTTCCTCCAAGCTCAATCGTTAGTTTTGACCCGCTTGCTTGTGCCTGTCGATTTCTTCGCGGCAGCAGCTTTCGTCGTGGTCTTCTTCGTCGTTGTTTTAGTCGCAGTCTTGGCAGAGGTCTTCTTCGCAGTCGTTTTCTTCGCGGTCGTCGTGGTCTTCTTCGATTTGGTCGCTTTCTTTGTGCCTGCTTTTGCTTCTAGCGCTTGGACTGCGACATCCATCGTAATCTCCTCGACGGTTTGACCTTCAGGCAGTGAGGCGT
Coding sequences within it:
- a CDS encoding hypothetical protein (similar to AA sequence:cyanobase_aa:all2070); its protein translation is MLKRLNRSGFGLLSRFLQFFRYLNLKLLFTIVRRAAFHRLPGLSAEIAFNAMFALFPAALAVLSAIGLFEISENNFRTLTNQVSQVIPEQAVILTRDALNYLRARSSQSLFSLSFLAAIWVSSSVTGAAMAALDQIYRIPRDRVRPFWQMKLIAIALALGTVLLLVAALLIVVASDIAVQIVAFRSGSFAHILFHLWHQLSLPIALSIVALALGSIYRYGTSRWQHGRPIMPGAILAALLWALLSGLLRFYVSRVTNFNQVYGAIGAVIVLLLWLYFSAFSMLLGGLFNSIVGEAMQKKLKQPRR
- a CDS encoding hypothetical protein (similar to AA sequence:cyanobase_aa:NIES39_J03150), which gives rise to MSNDPISRNSQTDWQRLDAMSDEEIDLSDCPEVTPEQFASSVVRRGLPSAKNKEQVTLRIDSDVLEWFKSRGRGYQTQINTLLRAYMEAHK
- a CDS encoding hypothetical protein (similar to AA sequence:cyanobase_aa:NIES39_J03160); its protein translation is MEFEWDEAKRLANLEKHGIDFIDVPEVFDGDIVTVEDDRYSYGEQRFVTFGLLQGRVVAVVHTDRGELIRIISARKATKNEQRSYFQELAD